One stretch of Candidatus Brocadiaceae bacterium DNA includes these proteins:
- the ruvC gene encoding crossover junction endodeoxyribonuclease RuvC: MKILGIDPGTQITGYGMVEKNGPGITVLEYGSIKTNKNQSFPQRLYAIHEKIMEIISLRKPDHMAVEEVFYSKNVKAAIKIGEARGIVLLCAASRGIPIAEYSAKVVKKSVVGNGNAHKGQVQEMVKIILGLPEIPKPDDASDALAIAICHSHRLKHGWQAFPLP, encoded by the coding sequence ATGAAAATTCTTGGGATTGATCCGGGAACACAGATCACGGGGTATGGTATGGTAGAGAAAAACGGGCCAGGTATCACCGTTCTCGAATATGGGTCTATCAAAACAAATAAAAACCAGAGTTTTCCACAGCGTCTTTACGCAATTCACGAAAAGATTATGGAAATTATCTCCCTTCGCAAACCGGACCACATGGCCGTGGAAGAGGTCTTCTACAGCAAAAACGTAAAGGCGGCGATAAAAATAGGCGAGGCAAGGGGCATTGTTCTCCTGTGTGCCGCATCCAGAGGTATTCCCATCGCCGAGTATTCTGCCAAAGTCGTTAAAAAATCTGTTGTGGGAAACGGAAATGCCCATAAGGGACAGGTGCAGGAAATGGTAAAAATTATTCTCGGCCTGCCAGAAATCCCGAAACCAGACGATGCTTCCGATGCCCTTGCCATTGCAATTTGCCATAGTCATAGACTGAAGCACGGATGGCAGGCCTTTCCTTTGCCGTAA
- the hisA gene encoding 1-(5-phosphoribosyl)-5-[(5-phosphoribosylamino)methylideneamino]imidazole-4-carboxamide isomerase, translated as MTIIPAIDLKGGKCVRLTQGMKDAETIFSDDPVEMAKSWEDQGAEYLHLVDLDGAFEGVPKNIGLVEQIIKQIKIPVEFGGGLRTTESVKKVLDLGADRVIVGTKAIDSPSWVKELCTTFPGRIAVGIDAKNGKVAVNGWTALSEQTAVAFAKEIEKASPCAIVYTDISKDGMLQGPNIPSLKEMLASVKIPIIASGGISSLRDIEILSRLPILGMIVGKALYTGHINLSEAIHLCNSS; from the coding sequence ATGACGATCATTCCGGCAATTGATTTAAAAGGCGGCAAGTGTGTGCGTTTAACACAGGGCATGAAGGATGCCGAAACCATATTTTCGGACGATCCCGTTGAAATGGCAAAATCGTGGGAAGACCAGGGAGCTGAATATCTGCACCTCGTTGATCTTGATGGCGCATTCGAAGGGGTCCCGAAAAATATCGGCCTGGTCGAACAAATTATCAAGCAAATAAAAATCCCCGTAGAATTCGGAGGCGGCTTGAGAACGACTGAATCAGTTAAAAAAGTGCTCGATTTGGGAGCAGACCGGGTAATTGTCGGAACAAAGGCAATTGACTCGCCATCATGGGTAAAAGAACTTTGTACAACATTTCCAGGGCGTATTGCGGTTGGAATTGACGCGAAAAATGGCAAGGTTGCCGTAAACGGTTGGACCGCCTTATCTGAACAGACGGCGGTTGCCTTTGCCAAAGAAATCGAGAAAGCATCACCCTGTGCCATTGTCTACACGGATATATCAAAGGACGGCATGCTGCAAGGTCCAAACATTCCCAGCTTAAAAGAAATGCTGGCATCGGTAAAAATTCCCATTATCGCATCAGGAGGAATTTCTTCCTTACGAGATATTGAAATTCTCAGCCGACTACCCATTCTGGGCATGATTGTTGGAAAAGCCTTATATACAGGACATATTAACCTTTCGGAGGCAATACATCTCTGTAATTCTTCGTAG
- the mnmA gene encoding tRNA 2-thiouridine(34) synthase MnmA yields the protein MKTKVVVAMSGGVDSSVAAHLLAEEGYEVIGLFMRLGIEKLNILTNTKTCCSLEDADDARAVADQLGIQFHVLNFKEAFDRIINTFCAEYLNGRTPNPCIMCNQDLKFGKLLHFAKMLNADFVATGHYARIEKSNKRYLLKKGADETKDQSYVLFTLHQGQLSKTLFPLGRATKDSVRKMARDLNLKTKDKPESQDICFVLDNNYHSIVKERLGSAIAPGEIKDTRGKTLGKHHGIPFFTIGQRKGLGVALGSPRYVIDIDPQKNVVVIGKGDELMENELIASAVNWISIDQLNSPLEIQAKIRYHHTPAPAVVYPHGPDTVRVLFKEPQKAITPGQAVVFYDHDTIVGGGWIERNIHTS from the coding sequence ATGAAGACAAAAGTTGTTGTTGCCATGAGCGGTGGCGTTGATAGCAGTGTCGCCGCACATTTGCTGGCAGAAGAAGGCTACGAAGTTATCGGATTATTCATGCGTCTTGGCATTGAGAAACTCAATATCCTGACCAATACAAAAACTTGTTGCAGCCTTGAAGATGCGGATGACGCCCGCGCTGTAGCTGATCAGCTCGGCATTCAATTTCACGTCTTGAATTTTAAAGAGGCATTCGACCGCATCATCAATACTTTTTGTGCCGAATACCTCAATGGCAGAACACCGAATCCGTGTATTATGTGCAATCAGGATTTAAAATTTGGCAAATTGTTACATTTCGCAAAAATGCTGAATGCGGATTTTGTTGCTACGGGACACTATGCAAGGATTGAAAAATCGAATAAAAGATATCTACTGAAAAAAGGGGCCGATGAGACAAAAGACCAGTCCTACGTCTTATTCACGTTACATCAGGGCCAACTCTCAAAAACACTCTTTCCTCTGGGAAGGGCGACAAAGGATTCCGTACGAAAGATGGCAAGGGACTTGAACTTAAAGACCAAGGACAAACCGGAAAGCCAGGATATCTGCTTTGTTCTGGACAATAACTATCATTCCATAGTAAAAGAGCGACTTGGAAGCGCTATTGCGCCGGGTGAAATAAAAGACACACGGGGAAAGACCCTGGGAAAACATCATGGGATACCCTTCTTTACCATCGGACAACGAAAAGGGCTCGGCGTCGCGCTGGGTTCGCCTCGATACGTCATTGATATAGATCCACAGAAAAATGTTGTCGTTATCGGCAAAGGTGATGAACTCATGGAAAATGAGCTGATCGCATCTGCCGTAAACTGGATCTCCATCGATCAGCTAAACTCCCCGCTGGAAATTCAGGCAAAGATTCGATACCATCACACCCCTGCTCCTGCTGTTGTATACCCTCATGGGCCAGATACCGTGCGTGTTCTCTTCAAGGAACCACAAAAAGCCATCACTCCAGGCCAGGCAGTGGTATTTTATGATCACGATACCATTGTAGGAGGTGGCTGGATTGAAAGGAACATTCACACATCCTGA
- a CDS encoding site-2 protease family protein, with the protein MKTEERKPSNFFTKARIHILLFIATFLTTYYVNGIWYAAAIMSILLSHELGHFFMCRKYCVEATMPFFLPLPLPPFGTFGAVIKMKGHIPNKKALFDIGAAGPLMGLVFAIPAIIIGLLLSDVRPVPSDTSHYLGLGEPVLFSFIAKIVFGHLPEGMDIYLHPLAFAGWAGLFVTALNLLPIGQLDGGHIMYALLGKKSDMVYRIGIFLFCVIAILLYPGWILFAILLLIFGFRHPAPMDEMSALDPKRKILGIILFIIFLISFTPVPLKL; encoded by the coding sequence ATGAAAACTGAGGAACGGAAACCATCAAACTTCTTTACTAAGGCAAGAATCCATATTCTGCTGTTCATAGCAACCTTTCTGACCACATATTATGTAAACGGGATCTGGTATGCGGCTGCAATCATGTCGATTCTCCTGTCCCATGAACTGGGACACTTTTTTATGTGTCGAAAATACTGCGTGGAAGCAACAATGCCTTTTTTTCTCCCCCTCCCACTTCCACCCTTTGGAACTTTTGGAGCTGTGATTAAAATGAAGGGGCACATTCCCAACAAAAAGGCTTTGTTCGACATCGGCGCCGCAGGCCCCCTGATGGGTCTTGTATTTGCCATTCCGGCAATCATCATCGGTCTCCTGCTCTCTGATGTGCGCCCGGTGCCTAGCGACACTTCTCATTACCTCGGGCTTGGAGAGCCTGTTTTATTCTCCTTTATCGCAAAGATCGTGTTTGGTCATCTGCCTGAAGGGATGGATATATATCTCCATCCACTTGCTTTTGCAGGCTGGGCGGGACTGTTTGTTACCGCGCTGAATCTCCTGCCAATCGGACAACTTGACGGAGGCCATATCATGTATGCGCTGTTAGGGAAGAAAAGCGATATGGTCTATCGCATTGGCATCTTTCTGTTTTGTGTCATTGCCATACTCCTCTACCCAGGCTGGATACTCTTTGCAATATTACTCCTGATATTCGGCTTCAGGCACCCGGCTCCTATGGATGAAATGAGCGCGCTCGACCCGAAACGAAAAATACTCGGAATTATTCTGTTTATTATATTCCTGATATCCTTTACCCCGGTGCCACTAAAACTGTAA
- a CDS encoding argininosuccinate synthase yields MSEQRKTVILAYSGGLDTSVAIKWISEKYHMDVIAVTIDLGSVKNLEAIREKALKIGAKKAIILDAKETFIKYFVFPALQAGALYEGVYPLATALGRPLIAKLLADVAAEEKAEAVAHGCTGKGNDQVRLDVSLQVLNPDLQIIAPVREWKMSRDEEILYAETHQIPVEAKRASPYSTDENLWGRSVECGILEDPWAEPPEEVYQWTKHVKDAPDEPEYLEIDFEKGIPIAINGEEMEGVRLINTLNARGGKHGVGRIDHVENRLVGIKSREIYEAPAAVILHTAHKSLEGINMTRDALRFKERVSTHYADLVYNGLWFSAFHQDLVAYVLSSQRLVSGTIRVRLSKGSCTVVGRKSPLSLYSESLATYQKEDAFDHGAALGFINVYGLPVKTQSQKQMGVLSGREALHVDMIMPPKIESSETLESNT; encoded by the coding sequence ATGTCTGAGCAACGGAAAACGGTAATACTGGCTTATTCCGGAGGGTTGGATACCTCTGTAGCGATCAAGTGGATTTCTGAAAAATATCATATGGATGTAATTGCCGTGACAATAGACCTTGGCTCGGTAAAGAATTTGGAGGCGATACGGGAGAAGGCGTTGAAAATAGGAGCAAAAAAAGCGATTATTCTTGATGCAAAAGAGACCTTTATCAAATATTTTGTCTTTCCTGCTTTGCAGGCAGGGGCATTATATGAGGGGGTCTACCCTTTGGCAACGGCTTTAGGAAGACCGCTTATTGCAAAATTATTGGCGGATGTTGCGGCCGAAGAAAAAGCGGAGGCCGTGGCGCATGGCTGTACAGGAAAGGGTAATGATCAAGTGCGCCTTGATGTTTCTCTGCAGGTATTGAATCCTGATTTGCAGATTATTGCTCCGGTGCGGGAATGGAAGATGTCCAGAGATGAGGAAATTCTCTATGCGGAGACTCATCAAATCCCGGTAGAGGCGAAACGTGCAAGTCCCTATAGTACGGATGAGAATCTCTGGGGAAGAAGCGTCGAGTGCGGTATTCTGGAGGATCCCTGGGCCGAGCCTCCAGAGGAGGTATATCAATGGACAAAGCATGTGAAAGATGCTCCGGACGAGCCTGAGTATCTGGAGATTGATTTTGAAAAAGGGATTCCCATAGCTATCAACGGGGAAGAGATGGAGGGGGTTCGTCTTATTAATACATTAAATGCGAGAGGCGGAAAGCATGGAGTTGGTCGTATTGACCATGTAGAGAATCGGCTTGTTGGCATTAAATCACGGGAAATCTATGAGGCCCCTGCTGCTGTTATATTGCATACCGCCCACAAGTCACTTGAGGGAATAAATATGACCAGGGATGCATTGCGATTTAAGGAACGTGTGTCTACCCATTATGCCGATCTCGTTTATAACGGATTGTGGTTTTCTGCGTTCCATCAGGACCTAGTGGCCTATGTGTTGAGCAGTCAAAGGCTTGTAAGCGGGACGATTCGTGTAAGATTATCCAAAGGCTCCTGTACGGTTGTCGGACGAAAATCACCCCTTTCCCTGTATAGTGAAAGCCTTGCTACTTACCAGAAAGAGGACGCGTTTGATCATGGTGCGGCGCTGGGATTTATTAATGTTTATGGCTTGCCGGTGAAGACACAGTCACAAAAACAGATGGGTGTTTTGAGTGGGAGAGAGGCGTTACATGTAGATATGATTATGCCGCCGAAGATTGAATCCTCCGAGACGTTGGAATCAAACACGTAA
- a CDS encoding B12-binding domain-containing radical SAM protein, with protein MKVLLLFPPSWHPSQPYLSIPSLTAFLKRSGIDTVIQRDLNIELLDKLLTKKTCSEFYRRMVDKLKCFDRVGIYSPEYQQKRQALNNAAESLSAIMDKVEFAKNTLRSDGFYEREDYIESVCTINESLRIMSALYYPSSMTALNNDMRYSVYSSRDIFRALDDEEENIFLDLYQSHIISSLLDFLPDVVGISITSTSQIIPGLTLARLVKKHNKGIHITIGGSVFTKLIENIKTVDGLFSIVDSFIVFEGEHALLGLVEQLDGKREFKKVPNLIYRQNGVVRVNEPFYTEDLNLLPTPDFDGFPLSLYLSPAPVIPVQTSRGCYYRKCSFCNLHLDHRNFRLRSTELLLEDIHTLSRKYDAQHFFFTDESVPVNKLREISQGLLKNQWNVKWMGGVRFEKSLTPDMLGQMHESGCQKLVFGLESYNQRVLELMKKGIKVNVVKKILDACLKTGIAFHLYVIVGFPTETEKEAYDTLNFVLKKEYVTSFGYSCLPSLYGMEKDSPMTRHPEEYKLRNVIASKEEDLGLGYVYEVDEGMLPEEAERMYQVFIQRLSEELCPFPYNYSLPDGLLYITHFKQKRGGLPQKNIRTGVDR; from the coding sequence ATGAAAGTTTTATTACTTTTTCCTCCCTCCTGGCACCCGTCACAACCCTATCTGAGTATACCTTCACTAACAGCATTTCTCAAACGAAGTGGTATCGATACTGTTATTCAAAGGGATTTGAATATTGAGTTGCTGGATAAACTCCTTACCAAAAAGACATGCAGTGAGTTTTACCGGAGGATGGTTGATAAACTAAAGTGTTTTGATCGTGTTGGTATATATTCTCCGGAGTATCAGCAAAAACGTCAGGCATTGAATAATGCGGCGGAATCTCTGTCTGCTATTATGGATAAGGTTGAATTCGCAAAAAACACTTTGAGGTCCGATGGTTTTTATGAGCGAGAAGACTACATTGAAAGCGTTTGTACCATCAATGAATCGCTGAGAATCATGTCCGCGTTGTATTACCCTTCCTCAATGACGGCCCTTAATAATGACATGCGGTATTCTGTCTATTCCTCTCGGGATATTTTCAGGGCCCTTGACGATGAAGAAGAAAACATCTTTCTTGATCTGTATCAATCTCACATTATTTCCTCTCTTCTTGATTTTTTACCGGACGTAGTGGGAATTTCCATAACCAGTACTTCCCAGATCATTCCTGGTCTCACCCTGGCGAGACTGGTAAAAAAACACAATAAAGGAATTCATATTACCATAGGCGGAAGTGTTTTTACGAAGCTCATCGAAAACATAAAAACCGTGGATGGCTTGTTTTCCATCGTGGACAGCTTTATTGTCTTTGAAGGAGAGCATGCCTTGCTTGGTCTCGTAGAACAATTGGATGGTAAGCGTGAGTTTAAAAAAGTGCCGAATCTGATTTATCGGCAGAATGGTGTAGTCAGGGTAAATGAACCATTCTACACGGAAGACTTAAATCTTCTTCCTACGCCAGACTTCGATGGATTTCCGCTTTCTCTGTACCTTTCTCCTGCCCCGGTAATTCCCGTGCAGACGTCAAGGGGTTGTTACTACAGAAAGTGTTCATTTTGCAACCTGCATCTGGACCACAGGAATTTTCGTTTACGGAGTACGGAGTTGCTTCTGGAAGACATTCATACTCTTTCACGAAAATATGATGCGCAACACTTTTTCTTTACGGATGAATCCGTCCCCGTTAACAAACTACGTGAGATTTCACAGGGCCTGTTGAAAAATCAATGGAATGTTAAGTGGATGGGGGGGGTAAGATTTGAGAAGTCTCTTACGCCGGATATGCTTGGGCAGATGCATGAATCCGGATGCCAAAAACTGGTATTCGGTTTGGAATCTTACAATCAACGTGTTTTGGAGTTAATGAAAAAGGGGATTAAGGTTAATGTTGTAAAAAAAATATTGGACGCATGCCTAAAAACAGGCATCGCTTTTCATCTCTATGTTATTGTCGGTTTCCCAACAGAAACTGAAAAAGAGGCATACGATACGCTTAACTTTGTGCTGAAAAAAGAATATGTAACTTCGTTTGGTTATTCATGCCTGCCTTCCCTGTATGGAATGGAAAAGGATTCTCCCATGACCCGGCATCCTGAAGAGTATAAGTTAAGGAATGTAATAGCATCGAAGGAGGAGGACCTGGGGTTGGGTTATGTGTATGAAGTCGATGAAGGTATGCTGCCTGAAGAGGCCGAGAGGATGTATCAGGTGTTCATACAGAGATTAAGTGAAGAGCTGTGTCCTTTTCCCTATAACTATTCTTTACCTGATGGGTTATTATACATCACCCATTTCAAACAAAAAAGAGGTGGTTTGCCACAAAAGAATATCCGGACAGGTGTTGATAGATAA
- a CDS encoding PAS domain S-box protein codes for MLPFKSIKNRLVLIMLVCSFVPLLLLLFMAFPKAQKDLEKALIRNLEGVKQKQLEIVKLWFHERKQDARVVGKNTSVLLERGLVDNDFSKLQDYTEMLRTEYGYKAVCVTSRDGLVLAATEESLTGSNIMDQPYCREALNGNLFLSKIQPSIQGEKTQVVNGADSSTMFISVPLNDSAKSVIGMVGFKISTKPLSEIMKNANLGKTGEAFLLDREGFMLTESRFADEVNEDILLYQGTGVGLRVVNPQRGRFARYGNWMRRRLLNVINSYAGGVLFIRSFVSFFGSQEAEPRSMKLTAGAQKCLSGESGYDAEGYINYDGRKVLGAWCWIPEYDCGLLAQTSIREGYGAAYSLKKFVHSMLLILAFPLAMAAFYFGKRISDPILNITEVTKKITSGDLGQRVIESGKNDEINELAKAFNIMAESLEEKTIELRDYTTDLENVVRERTLELQSTTNFLNSILAGSTEYSIIAEDLEGNILAFNKGASLIYGYKAEEMIDVANVRVLHVDDDVKSGMVDNILKVARETGRYEAEVMRKRKNGEVFLAHITVTLRRDEKGKPIGFVVISKDITKEKLEALQKEIVNNVNKIVASGLEIHEVYKNVYHELKRIIDFAWFGVVYLMDGTEIVEYTNIIDGVLLHVDLPEGNKHPFRSMAQNIMIQKSIPVTVSDTLREQSQIDRELYEKDIRSYVCFPLVSKGITIGTVTLGSRKRNVFTKLHSSLLNQVLPQLAIAIENTRLFLSIRASEEKYRDLVENAPEMIHEISPEGKFINVNKTELNKLGYSIEEMRKMMLYSIVPGEYRDDIKRHIKQIKEYRSSELETVFSTKSGKEIHVEINGTSLCSNKTGECLRIREFVRDITERKKMEGQVRRSEKLASMGELAAAIAHEIRNPLGAICNSIGILDSRLNLTDQEKNLIEMIVGQSERLDRIISDFLGFAHPREPSFSLQDIRSVIKNTIFLLRQDSRCTDKIKIKEVYESILPNVYIDADLIHQILWNLLVNSLDAMPNGGQIKITVRKTTLFLRKAVEIVIRDTGTGMNPHELNKIFEPFYTKKSEGTGLGLSIVQRIIDDHGGAVDVKSKECQGTTFYVKLPAENEKWAIQN; via the coding sequence ATGCTTCCATTCAAATCCATTAAGAACAGGCTGGTACTTATCATGCTTGTTTGTTCCTTTGTTCCGTTATTATTGCTGCTGTTCATGGCGTTTCCCAAAGCACAAAAAGATTTGGAAAAAGCGTTGATAAGGAATTTGGAGGGGGTGAAACAGAAACAATTAGAAATTGTAAAGTTGTGGTTTCATGAAAGAAAACAAGATGCCAGGGTAGTTGGCAAAAACACATCTGTTTTGCTGGAACGGGGTTTGGTCGACAACGATTTTTCCAAGTTACAGGATTATACTGAAATGTTGAGAACAGAATACGGGTATAAAGCTGTTTGTGTTACTTCGCGGGATGGACTTGTGCTCGCGGCAACGGAAGAGAGTCTGACAGGTTCAAATATTATGGATCAGCCCTATTGCAGGGAGGCATTGAACGGAAATCTTTTTCTCTCTAAAATTCAACCTTCTATTCAAGGAGAAAAGACGCAGGTGGTAAATGGTGCGGATAGTTCGACAATGTTTATTTCCGTGCCACTCAATGATTCTGCGAAGTCTGTCATAGGGATGGTTGGTTTCAAAATAAGCACAAAGCCTCTTAGTGAAATCATGAAAAACGCCAATTTGGGAAAGACAGGAGAGGCCTTCCTTCTCGATAGAGAAGGTTTTATGTTGACAGAGTCACGCTTTGCGGATGAAGTGAATGAGGATATCTTGTTGTATCAAGGGACGGGGGTTGGATTACGGGTGGTAAATCCACAGAGAGGAAGGTTTGCCCGTTACGGGAATTGGATGCGTCGTAGACTTTTAAATGTGATAAATTCGTATGCGGGGGGAGTGCTGTTTATTCGGTCTTTTGTATCTTTTTTCGGTTCTCAGGAAGCGGAGCCACGCTCCATGAAGCTTACGGCAGGTGCGCAAAAATGTTTGAGCGGTGAAAGCGGGTATGATGCGGAAGGTTATATAAATTATGACGGCAGGAAGGTATTGGGGGCATGGTGTTGGATTCCGGAATATGATTGTGGTTTACTTGCGCAAACCAGTATCAGGGAAGGTTATGGCGCCGCATATAGTTTAAAAAAATTTGTACATTCAATGTTGTTGATATTGGCTTTCCCTTTGGCAATGGCGGCATTTTACTTTGGCAAGAGGATTTCCGATCCTATTTTAAATATAACAGAAGTTACGAAAAAGATAACAAGCGGTGACTTGGGTCAGAGGGTAATAGAAAGCGGCAAAAATGATGAGATTAATGAACTTGCAAAGGCATTCAACATAATGGCGGAATCTCTTGAGGAAAAAACTATTGAACTGAGAGATTATACCACTGATCTGGAGAATGTGGTTAGAGAGCGTACGCTTGAACTGCAATCAACAACGAATTTTTTAAATAGTATTCTGGCTGGTTCTACTGAATATTCAATTATTGCAGAGGATTTAGAGGGTAATATTCTTGCTTTTAACAAAGGAGCAAGTCTGATTTACGGCTACAAAGCGGAAGAAATGATTGATGTGGCGAACGTAAGGGTTTTGCATGTGGACGATGATGTAAAATCGGGAATGGTGGATAACATTCTTAAAGTGGCAAGAGAAACAGGTAGATATGAGGCGGAAGTCATGAGAAAGAGAAAGAACGGAGAGGTTTTCCTTGCTCATATAACGGTTACCTTGCGGAGGGATGAAAAGGGGAAACCCATTGGTTTTGTCGTTATATCCAAGGATATTACGAAAGAAAAATTAGAAGCCCTGCAGAAAGAGATTGTTAATAATGTTAATAAAATAGTTGCCTCTGGTTTAGAAATACATGAGGTCTATAAAAATGTGTATCATGAATTGAAACGTATTATTGATTTCGCCTGGTTTGGTGTGGTGTATCTTATGGATGGCACGGAAATCGTAGAATATACAAATATTATTGATGGAGTGTTGTTGCATGTGGATTTGCCAGAGGGTAACAAACATCCCTTCCGTTCAATGGCACAGAATATTATGATACAAAAAAGTATTCCCGTTACTGTTTCGGATACCCTGCGGGAGCAGTCTCAGATTGACCGTGAGTTGTATGAAAAAGATATACGGTCTTACGTATGCTTTCCTTTAGTATCGAAAGGGATTACCATTGGAACGGTTACCCTGGGAAGCAGGAAGAGAAATGTCTTTACAAAACTGCATTCAAGTTTATTGAATCAGGTTCTTCCGCAACTGGCTATTGCTATTGAGAATACGAGACTCTTTTTGTCAATAAGGGCTTCGGAGGAAAAGTATAGAGATCTCGTAGAAAATGCGCCTGAAATGATTCACGAAATCAGTCCTGAAGGAAAATTTATTAATGTAAATAAAACGGAGTTAAATAAGTTGGGATATTCAATTGAGGAAATGCGGAAGATGATGCTTTATTCAATTGTTCCCGGAGAATACCGTGATGATATAAAAAGACACATCAAGCAAATAAAAGAGTATAGAAGCAGTGAGTTGGAAACGGTTTTTTCAACGAAATCAGGAAAGGAAATCCATGTCGAAATTAACGGGACAAGTCTTTGTAGTAACAAAACGGGTGAATGTCTCCGTATCAGGGAATTTGTGAGAGATATAACAGAAAGAAAAAAGATGGAAGGGCAGGTTCGAAGGTCTGAGAAATTGGCTTCTATGGGTGAGTTGGCTGCGGCAATTGCTCATGAAATCCGTAATCCGCTGGGGGCAATATGTAATTCTATAGGAATTCTGGATTCCCGTTTAAACTTGACAGACCAGGAAAAGAATTTGATCGAGATGATTGTAGGACAGTCGGAAAGGTTAGATAGAATTATCAGTGATTTCTTGGGTTTTGCCCATCCGCGCGAACCTTCATTTTCCTTGCAGGATATCAGAAGTGTAATTAAAAATACCATTTTTTTATTGAGGCAGGATAGTCGCTGTACTGATAAGATTAAGATTAAGGAGGTGTATGAGAGTATCTTGCCGAATGTTTACATTGATGCGGATTTAATTCATCAGATATTGTGGAATCTCTTAGTAAATTCACTGGATGCCATGCCAAACGGAGGTCAAATCAAAATAACAGTGAGAAAAACAACATTGTTTCTCAGGAAGGCCGTAGAAATTGTTATACGCGATACTGGAACAGGGATGAATCCTCATGAACTGAATAAGATTTTTGAACCATTTTATACGAAGAAATCGGAGGGCACAGGTTTGGGCCTTTCAATAGTTCAACGGATTATTGATGACCATGGAGGGGCAGTTGATGTTAAAAGCAAAGAATGTCAGGGGACAACCTTTTATGTAAAGTTGCCTGCTGAAAATGAGAAATGGGCGATTCAGAATTAA